In one Acomys russatus chromosome X, mAcoRus1.1, whole genome shotgun sequence genomic region, the following are encoded:
- the Pqbp1 gene encoding polyglutamine-binding protein 1 isoform X1: MPLPVALQSRLAKRGILKHLEPEPEEEIIAEDYDDDPVDYEATRLEGLPPSWYKVFDPSCGLPYYWNVETDLVSWLSPHDPNFVVTKSAKKLRNSTADAEDKLDRNPEKLDRNHEKSDRSHEKPDRNHDKADRNHEKSDRDRERSYDKVDRERERDRDRDRDRGYDKADREEGKDRRHHRREELAPYPKNKKAGSRKDEELDPMDPSSYSDAPRGTWSTGLPKRNEAKTGADTTAAGPLFQQRPYPSPGAVLRANAEASRTKQQD, encoded by the exons AGCCAGAGGAAGAGATTATTGCTGAGGACTATGATGATGATCCTGTTGACTATGAGGCCACCCGGTTAGAGGGCCTGCCACCCAGCTGGTACAAGGTGTTTGACCCTTCTTG tggactcCCTTACTACTGGAATGTGGAGACAGACCTGGTGTCCTGGCTCTCACCACATGATCCCAACTTTGTCGTTACCAAATCTGCCAAGAAACTCAGGAATAGTACTGCAG ATGCTGAGGACAAGTTGGACCGGAATCCTGAGAAGTTGGACAGAAATCATGAGAAGTCAGATCGCAGTCACGAGAAGCCAGACAGGAACCATGACAAGGCAGACCGAAATCACGAGAAGTCTGACCGCGATCGAGAACGGAGCTATGACAaagtggacagagagagagagcgcgacaGGGACCGAGATCGGGACCGGGGGTATGACAAGGCCGACAGGGAAGAGGGCAAAGACCGGCGCCACCATCGTAGAGAGGAGCTGGCCCCTTACCCCAAGAACAAGAAGG CAGGGAGCCGGAAAGATGAAGAGTTAGACCCCATGGACCCCAGCTCCTACTCAGATGCACCGCG GGGCACATGGTCAACAGGACTCCCCAAGAGGAATGAGGCCAAGACTGGTGCTGACACGACAGCAGCTGGGCCCCTCTTCCAGCAGCGGCCATACCCTTCCCCGGGAGCAGTGCTCCGTGCCAATGCTGAGGCCTCCCGAACCAAACAGCAGGACTGA
- the Pqbp1 gene encoding polyglutamine-binding protein 1 isoform X2 — protein sequence MPLPVALQSRLAKRGILKHLEPEPEEEIIAEDYDDDPVDYEATRLEGLPPSWYKVFDPSCGLPYYWNVETDLVSWLSPHDPNFVVTKSAKKLRNSTADAEDKLDRNPEKLDRNHEKSDRSHEKPDRNHDKADRNHEKSDRDRERSYDKVDRERERDRDRDRDRGYDKADREEGKDRRHHRREELAPYPKNKKGSRKDEELDPMDPSSYSDAPRGTWSTGLPKRNEAKTGADTTAAGPLFQQRPYPSPGAVLRANAEASRTKQQD from the exons AGCCAGAGGAAGAGATTATTGCTGAGGACTATGATGATGATCCTGTTGACTATGAGGCCACCCGGTTAGAGGGCCTGCCACCCAGCTGGTACAAGGTGTTTGACCCTTCTTG tggactcCCTTACTACTGGAATGTGGAGACAGACCTGGTGTCCTGGCTCTCACCACATGATCCCAACTTTGTCGTTACCAAATCTGCCAAGAAACTCAGGAATAGTACTGCAG ATGCTGAGGACAAGTTGGACCGGAATCCTGAGAAGTTGGACAGAAATCATGAGAAGTCAGATCGCAGTCACGAGAAGCCAGACAGGAACCATGACAAGGCAGACCGAAATCACGAGAAGTCTGACCGCGATCGAGAACGGAGCTATGACAaagtggacagagagagagagcgcgacaGGGACCGAGATCGGGACCGGGGGTATGACAAGGCCGACAGGGAAGAGGGCAAAGACCGGCGCCACCATCGTAGAGAGGAGCTGGCCCCTTACCCCAAGAACAAGAAGG GGAGCCGGAAAGATGAAGAGTTAGACCCCATGGACCCCAGCTCCTACTCAGATGCACCGCG GGGCACATGGTCAACAGGACTCCCCAAGAGGAATGAGGCCAAGACTGGTGCTGACACGACAGCAGCTGGGCCCCTCTTCCAGCAGCGGCCATACCCTTCCCCGGGAGCAGTGCTCCGTGCCAATGCTGAGGCCTCCCGAACCAAACAGCAGGACTGA